In Solanum lycopersicum chromosome 3, SLM_r2.1, the genomic stretch attgtttaaagtcaacactttgcTGGATGTCATTTTTAACATTACTTTCTCAGTTCCTGCAATCCTCGTTGTtgttgtgtttcccatgaataaatcttcatcgtacttagcaggagtgtacgttgcaaaggctTTTTTTGCAGAacaaatatgtctagtggcacTTGAGTCGAcaaaccactccttgggatttccaactaagttacattCCGATaacattgcacacaagtcatctgcatcttccatcttttccacgatgtttgcttgacttttgtctttgcctttgtttttgtcctttcttggagcatgacaatcagaagatctatgaccagccttgccacaattataacagttgcctttgaatttcttcttggccttttctgacttctgcccgttggacttctttctctttttgtctttggtaggagcttcttcaacaatattaactccaatgattgttgaacactcttacgcgacttcttttcggcatttctgttatcttcctcaatcttgagccgaatcacaagattttcaagcttcatttctttatgcTTGTGCTTCAAATAATTCTTGAAATAATTCCACtaaggaggcaacttctcgatcagtgcagccacttgaaaagcttcatttactaccatatcttcaacaatcagatcatggagaataagttgaagtttcgcacttgtgatccaacagttttactatctaccattttatagtctaaaaactttgcgaccacaaactttttcaagcatgcatcttctgtcttatatttcttctcaagtgcattccacaactcttttgaagttgttattgcgctatagacattatataagtcatcctctaaagcattCAAAATGTAATCTTTACATAGAAAGtctgactgtttccatgcttcaacaatcataaatttttccctgtcttgcatatcatcagcaggaactggagtatcttcacttgtaaatttctgcagaccaagagtggtaagccatCCTTCGAAATTCACACTTGTGAATTTATccggtttctctgcttgtgatacaagagttcgggttggtgcagcaacaaCCATTGTAACACCACTGatttccatttctgataaacaaaatcgatacaatataagtaagcaataaattataattgcagacctaaaggagtataaaatcacaaagatttttgtctccaccagaaacacagatttaaataatttccttaagattgttgtcaatctgtgttatgaaaatcttatttactggttctaaaaatctcagttacttcgtttTTCTGactgatttattacaaccagtaatttctgaatttcataacacagattggcaacagcAAAAAGTATATTGAGCTAAGAACTAGGTTCCTTCGTAAGGTCCCtttatttgtaaaatcatcaaaactacaaataacaaatatatatcacactatttgaaaattgtaatttgattatggaaaatttaaaatacgatTGAAAGTTGTATTCTCAATTTGAACATTATCTTATAATCTATTTTTCAAACTCAATTTTCATTTACAGTCAAATACATTTAAAgcatgaaatatttaaaattttatttaatgataatttGTGAAGTgtaaaaatgcaaaaatgtattatgtaaataatttgAGATTAGAGGAAATTTTATTTGGTcgagattgaaaaaaaaatgatctaaTCAAGTAAGTTAAACtcatgtaataaataaattttctataaatagtatatatgaaCGAATATACACATCTAGTATATAACTATAATATTTGTAAAATATCAATACATTACTATAagctataaaaaaaaactcacttgCATATATACTTACGATTATTAGTagcttttttcattttttattattcattttttgtttaaaagaaatccattttattgttaattgttgCGTTGTTAGAAATCTAATGCTATGGTCCTTTTAGtccataattttttcttttttatttaaaaaagatggAACAGAGGGATCATTATGCAAATGTAAATCAATTACTTTTAAATCGATGAATATAGGTTAAGACGGTGAcattaaaaaagtaatatttgCGCACTTACACATAAAAACAATATTAGCTCGAAGGAATAAGTGAAGGAATTTGCTGTCCATGTTACacctattaattattattgtttatttaacAATCCAAATGAGGCATTCTAGAACATCACTAAAGACGTGTCCACCCATTAGAAAATATAGATATTATGAGATACTaagcttttttttctttttctttttttttttaaaaaagatctTATGCAAAACATTATGCGGTGTAAAGAAATATTTGTCAATCTGTcgtatatatttgaaaaaaactaaattctttGTGCTAGCaccaaattaatatttattatatttttatttaatttatctgatataaataaatttaaagaattaataaaaaaatttatataatttttaaatattttaaattattaattattgtgatttatactAATTCTTACTCAAATTCATTACAAATTTACCCAAGCAATAATGACATCCCAAGTATTaatgacattcaaaataatAAGTTGTAACTAAAGGATATGactttaaaactaaaacataattaaactgGGTCtcatagttattatttttatgggtcagtgattttcaaaaaattatacacaaactaataaattagaataattttttaaaaaaagaaagcatGTTTATTGAAGCAGATTCGTTTATAACAACCTACCTACTTCAACGTCAACAATATCTTTTATATACAAGGAAATTATATGTaccaaaatagaatatttatACGTGTATAacttaaattcatattaaaaaaaatatataattgggTGATTGGACATGGTATATCTTTGGTTATCCGTTAATCATTCCTGACTCATGTTAAATTTGTTTAGACTTCCTTTTTGTTTCCTCCACAGACTCAGTTCTCCTAATTTTTAAATCTATAATCTTAGACTTAAGATTTGTTTGGTATGAGCCATAACACAGTAAAATGAGGATATATATAATccattgattttttatttcaaaatttttatttttcgttcCTAGTAACAAACCATCCCTAGTTTATGTGTCCTACTcagtttattttttacttgatatttattttgtaatagatttttatttatcacttttcaagaaaagataatttattttatattttactctaaatactatttttcaaaatttaatactaaacatctattaataaaaaataaaaataatataataaaatactatattaataattatattttaataatgtgTAAAATTAAACTGTgacaaatagaaataatagctaAAGAGTTTGTCACCTTCGTAGTTTCTAGGTAACTTGCCTTGTTAATCGTCTTCTAGAAAGAGCTGAAGATTTATTCATTTCCTCTactcttttaaaaattttataatatatatgtaaattcaagttaaaaaatataatacttctttattaaactttttatttttattattacaattattttccTGATCAAACATCTATTTTAATCAGATCAAGGAATATATATATTCGTTTTCATCACGCATGACGAAGACCTCTGAAAatcaccaattttttttaattaagtttttacCCTTACATGCATTTATATAACCGCCTATTGAcgtattctttttaaaataaagagcaAGATTCAAATTGACTTCATTTTTAAAAGGGATAATGctcaagtacccctcaacctatgtctgaaatcttagagacacacttatactatactaaggtcttattacccctaaatttattttattaataattttttaccgcTTTCCGACCTACGTGtcactatcttgtgggctcaacgatgattgactttttcttaaaactagtgccacgtaggctaaaaaagggtagaaaattacttataaaataaattcaggggtaataagaccttaatttaatataagtgtgtctctgagatttcagagATAGGTtgagggtacttgtgcattttccttttttaaaataacaaacttaaacttttcatttttcctttcgTCTTTAACAAGCCTATCAAattgacttttcatttttaaaataacaaacttaaacattagtttttctttaatcattattatatcatcaatatggtacATTAAGACTTAAATTCAgtatttattcatataaaagTGTCTTAGGTCATAAATCGACGGGTCTTGCACCCAAAATTttatcatcatggtgcatcaggactttaacccaatgtcttaccctcttTGTGCGATTAGACataaatctatcgtcttattCTTTTGATGCGATAATACTTAAATCTATCGTCTTACCCACaatgaggctcaacctcaagccttcaaataattgtaattttactACTTTTGATGTCCATTAATATGATCGTacattataattacacacagaattgagattattaatttattataatcaacattagtagttaataaatattgcttaatagatcacatataaaggttgaaaacatacctttcactaaattttgcttatttaattattaaaataaattaaggaattctCTTTCGAGTCGATTAAAATTAAACGTATAGAAAGTCGACAAgtctatttaaatattttactttagatggtacctccatatttattatataaataattataacataaagataaatcataccttgaagatataagaaccttattgcataacttatTCAAGATCTCTTTTGTACTTTTCCcgtcttcttcatcattctttaagaataggataatcgtgctgataacgtgttatgcaactatataaaattagaagaaagagaaagtagggagaagagaaaagacttcttatttctcttgaaatAAATTTAGGATTTATAGATGTTCcacaaatcttatttacaatgaaggaaaatcctttatttatagggaaaacatTACTTGGttcccaagtaggattcctaaccatatcttacaaggactccacataattagacattcactataatacaaattgtttataacaatgctaaacatctattaataaaaaataaaaataatataataaatcgaaaaggacctaaaatactcaaaatattaaaaatggtacaaaattaccctccatccacctattgactccaaaatacccttcccacccacctattgggtccaaattacccttgtcatccaccttttggttcaaaattgaccacttatttaacggttttatatttaaactatttaaatattttttaaaatacgtgatgctcaactatttattataatttaacttattagtataatttatagaTCAATCAattacccacccattactaattaaattcctCTTAATAAACCCGTCATATTATCGatgcaagctactgccaattgagtgtttttaaaaattatagaagtaaattatcataaattcaagtggctaaataaaaatcaccgataaaATTAAAAGTCTGATtgtgttcatcttaattatttttacgtctcaattatgtaaTGTTACTTCAtatgtaactttttttcaaaataatatattaaaggttttaaaacaaatcataaatatttataaaattatatttttaaaaagtgcatgaattaattcgggatgtattacttctgtaccattaatcataaatttataatttaatcttgaaaaagaatcctattgaaagtctcaacctaaatttaattggagcttaaattcggactcgaataattttggatgtcattttcacgaatctataatttcatcgtgttttagtagtgtttatgatgattttgatattaaaattgaattattaattgagagaggtttagttagtaatgagtgggtagtgggttgatttataaattatattaataaattaaaattataatcagtagttgaacgccaagtattttaaaaaatatttaaagagtttaattttaaaacaattaaagaagtggtcaattttgaactcaaaggtggatgaTAAGGTtattttgaagccaataggTAGATGAAAAGGGTATTTTGAAGCGAATAAGTGGATGAAgagtaattttataccatttttaatactttaaggatattttcactactcttttaaaatttttattatatatatatatatatatatatatatatatatatatatatatatatatatatgtatattaaacttaaaaaatataatatttctttattaaactttttatttttattattacaattattttcttGGTCAAACATCTATCTTAATCAGACCAAGGAATATATATATTCGTTTTGATCACGCATGAACGAAGAAATCAATGACCAATTGGGACCTCTGAAAAtcaccaatttttttaaattaagtttttacCCTTACATGCATTTATATAACCGCCTAATGACGtattcttttcttcttaaaatAAAGAGCAAGATTCAAATTgacttcatttttaaaataacaaacttaaacttttcatttttcctttcgTCTTTAACAAGcatcatattatattaatattattattacaagCCTTTTGTCTATTAATACCAACTCATCAATTCCACAAATTACACACAACTTTATCTGTTTCTATGGATACTTCTACTAGTTTGAGAGTTTTGATGTTTCCATGGTTGGCTCATGGACACATCTCTCCTTACTTAACTGTCTCTAAAAAACTTGCTGATCGCGGATTTGATATCTTACTTTGTTCTACTCCGGTTAATCTCAATCTTATTAAGAAAAGGATTCCGAAAAAGTATTCTGTTTCGATTCAGCTTGTTGAACTCCGTCTACCGGAATTGCCTAATCTTCCTCCGGAATATCATACAACAAATGGACTTCCACCTCATCTCAACTCGACACTCAAAAAGGCTgtaaaaatgtcaaaacctgaattttcaaaaatcttgCAAGATTTGAAACCTGATTTGGTAATCCATGATGTATTGCAAGTATGGGCTAAGAAAATTGCAAATTCATATAATATTCCAGCAATAACACTTGTAACTTTTGGTGGAGCTGTTCTTTCTTACTTTATGCATCCAATGAGAAAGCCAGGGACTGAGTTTCCTTTCCCAGCTATTTATCTGACGAAAATTGAGCAAAAAAGAATGCGAGAAATGATGGAACAAGTTTATAAAGATAAGGATCCTGATGATGGGGATCCTTTTGCTGAAGATCCTACACAAGTTATATTGTTGATGAGTACTTCATTGTCAATTGATTCGAAATACATTGATTACCTTAATGAATTGACCCAAGCAAACTACGTTCCAATTGGTCCTCCAATCCAAGAACCTATGAATGAGGATGGTGGGGATATCGAACTCATCGATTGGCTAGGAAAGAAAGAAGAACATTCAACTGTATTTGTCTCTTTTGGAAGTGAGTATTTCTTGACTAAGGAAGACATGGAAGAGATAGCCTATGGATTGGAACATAGCAATGTAAATTTCATATGGGTTGTAAGGTTTCCAAAGGGGGAAGAAGTCGATCTTGAAGAAGCACTATCAACAGGTTTTCttgaaagaattgaaaacaGGGGAAGGGTAGTTGATGGATGGGCACCACAACCAAGAATTTTAAGCCATCCAAGCACGGGAGGATTTGTAAGTCATTGTGGTTGGAATTCAGTAATGGAAAGCATAGATTTTGGTGTGCCAATAATAGCCATGCCTATGCACATTGATCAGCCAATAAATGCAAGATGGATGGTGGAAATCGGAGTAGCTGTAGAGATTGTTAGAGATGATGAAGGGAAGGTTCACAGAGAAGATGTGGCACAAGTAATCACAAGTGTTATTTGTGAGAAAACAGGGAGAAATTTAAGGGAAAAAGTCAAGGAAATAAGTGAAAAATTGAAGTCCCGAAGAAAGCAAGAAATCGATGCAGCCGTTGAAGTGCTATTACAACAATGCAAAAACAGAAAGTTCATTAATTCTTCTAGCTAGTATCAAAAATTGGATTACTAAATTACTCTGCCCATTCCTTcttatttgtcataattttcttttacagAATCAAATAATATGAACTTTAATTAACATCTTTTTTGGTAACCAATGTAAATTACTTTCAAATAACATTCTAAGATGTATGTCATAAGGAggaaaatttcaagaatttgaaacaaaattttgaactaaCTACATGCGAGTGATTTGACATAAATTATGTATAATCATGCTGTAAGGTGTGATTTCCATACACAATGATAAGAAATCAAATTTGGTTTCCAACATATCGAACCATTTGTCAATCGGAGTATGGTACAAAAGGTTATGAATGATTTACGAAATTACCGTGGAAAAGTTGAAAGTCCATCTAAGTATAAAAATAGAGGTGACCCTGAAGACTGAGAATGAGAGATGGACAGGTCCTCACCTTAGACTTCGTAGTGTGAGGCTAAGAGAAAGGCAAAACCTCGTTGTGGTAATGACTTGGTTGGTCATTATTGGGAAGTTTCGTGAATTCACTGTTTTTCCCTCTCAATATCGACCTCCGGTCATTTagaatttgagttttgaaaatCGGTTTCGAACTTTGAGTATAAAATTGAGAATTTGGtaaaatttgagtttgaaaGTCTAATGTTGTTAAAAGAGAGGGTTTTGGTATCTTTTGGAGTTTCAAGTGTCGAATTGTAATTTCATCGATTCCATCATTctcgaaatgtgaaatttggtCTGAGAGAGTTGTCAATTTCAGATTTGGAGTCCTTTTGAGAATTTGAAGTCCTAAGTAATGCATTTGTGATACTgttcattaaaaatatcttgATGTACTCCAAGACCAGGTGGATCACGATCAACATCTGAGGATTTTACTCCAGAGATTGAGAGTATAGAAAcattatgccaagttctcaaagtgcgGATTTTAGCTTGATACATTGGCATTTTTGGGACACATGTCATGTGTCCCAGGAGGGTATTCGGGTAGATCCACCAAAAATTGAGGTAGTGAGGGGTTGGACCAGAGCTACGTTAGTTACTGAGATCAGGAGTTGTGTGGGACTTGCTGGCTATTATAGACAATCCGTGCAAAGCTTCTCCACTattgcatctcctttgactagattgactcggTAGAGTGTgagttttcacttttttttaagtttccACTGGTCTAATGAGTGTGAGGAGGGCTTCCAAAATCTCAAGACCTTATTGAGTTCGATTCATGTTTTGACTTAACCCAAGGAGGATTTGGACTTcactgtttattgtgatgcttttaGAGTCAGGATTAAGTGGTGTGCTTATGCAGAAAGGTAaggtgattgcttatgcttctataTAATTGAAGACCTATCAGAGGAATTTCCCTACTCATGATTTAGATTTGGCAGCCATGGTGTTTGTGTTTAAGCTATGGCGACATATATTTATGGAGTTCATTGTGAGGGCTTCACAGATCACTGTGTTACACCTCCAATGACTTAAGCTAAAGCTTTGAATGGAGTCTAACAACTTAAAAAGGGTTAAAATGGTGTTTCTATACCTAACCTATTAAAATTAAGTTGGTTAAGATGTATTAGAGTCTTAGTgtcaaggaacgaccaagacgttcggaGACTAGTGAAAATGATCTAGTGTGCCTTTAGGTATTGCAAGGGGTTTGAAGAGTCGTATGAGGTCTAAATCTTGTAAAATGCTTAGAATACATATTAGTTcgtgtttagggtcaaaacgtttgggtacgactccccaaagaccactctaagggtccttgaggaggacccaaccatTTGACCCAAAAAGTTGTCAAATGACAGCATGACTTACAGTGGGCAGTGACAAGCCGCCGCTGGGTTTACGCCCCATAAGTGAGGATAATGGGTTCAGACTTAGTCTCCCAACAAAGCCTTCTCCTTTCCCCCTTCTATGACCAGACCTTTAACCTGCAGGACAGGACATAACACCACCTACTATCCGTAGGTGGTGGCTCACTGCCTGGTAAGTGAGTTTCACTTTTAAGTCAAGGGTCATATTAAGAGTTAGTTATTTAACTAGGGGTTAGGAGGGGTGGTTAGTGAGTTAGTTACCTAACTATAAGACCCCAACCCCAATACCCCAAGTCATTCTAACTAAACTCACAAAACAcaactcaaaactcaaattcTCTCAACTAAGACTCTATTGAAGAATATCAAACTTTAAGACTCCATCGAACAAGATCAAGCTTGCTCTAGggattcaagaaaaaaaatcttatccATTAATCCTTAAGAATGGATAAGGtataaaaaaatctttactcttgggacttctttccccaagaggttccTTCAAATTGAATTGCAATATTCTTCCAAATTTCTAGATTTCACTCAATTTTGTGGGTCACCTTTAAACTTGACTTACTTGGTCTAGAATTGATTAATAATGATTTCTTATGAATGATTAAGAATTAATTGATGTATTACATTAGGTTTTTGACTTGATTCCTTAAAGACCCATGAATGTCCCTCTTCTCTTAATCCTAACTCTTGAATTTATGTTGATCAAGGATTAGAGGTGATGTAATTGAGTATGTTCTTGCATAATTGAATATGGTATGATGATGTTAATTTATTTGATAGGTAAATATCATTGATTTGGGGATGAAGTCTTGAAAGGGTTTCTTGGAGGCCATAGGTAAGATCTTCAaggttatgaatattttattgtagTGTTGTTGGCTTATCTTGGATAATGTTGATCAATTGAAGTATGGATGATCAAGTTATGAATGTAtaatcatgctatgaatatgatgttGTGAGATAATTTTAGGTGTGCTAATGTGAGGGATTAAAAAGTCATTGTACACCTTATAACTATGTTATGAAGTAATGTTCTCACTTGATGTTGGGTTGTGATGAAAAGACGTTCTCATCCAAAAACCTATGAGCTTTGTATACGTTAAATGAGGGGTTGAACTCCAAGGAACTATGTTATAATTTGATGTTTAAGAAAGACTCAAAGACACACCAAAAAAggaatttagcttagcaccgagaggatatgcaTGAGAGGGGTCTCTTCACGAGGAAGCTTACCCCGATGTcttcatgagatggaaactaaaATGCTATATAGAATAAACAaagtttctagtaacaatctacATATGCCTTAACTATGAAACCCACATAGGATGTAGCTactggatccacctagatgttaTACGAATGTTTatgtcttaccttggcaagtaggatACCCTTCTTTCGGTGCATGTAGCTCAcatgttctatgtcggttatggaaAAGTTTCCCAAGTATTAAAATGAATGAACTAAAGTAAGAAGATGAACACTAACTTGGACTACTTAGGAGGttttacttagtgtaggtaagggtatgtgACTTTACCTATTCATTGCACAAGTGGTCCTTGAGGGGAATAATAGGGTGGGTTCTTTATGTATACATGTTATGAATTAAATGCATGTTGTTGGCCCCATACGATATGTATGATATTGATTTCACTTGATATACATGATGTTGGTCTATATTGGTATGCATGGTCTTGACtacttatgatatgatgatggaTGAGGTAAAAACAGTGCTTGTGATCTTTTTGTTAGTTTACTTGGTTTATGTGGGGTTATTGGGCTTCAcatacacattgcactagtagacttagattgggGTTATGAGTAAACGTATTGTGACATATTGATAAATTGGACTCTAAGTATGAAATGCTGACTATAATTCTattatgatgttactcttgaAATATGAATATGCCTTGTTGTTGTGATATGGACTTGTATATTGTTCTTGGAATGTGTATGAAGACTTTCAAAAGTGATCTTAGCATGCTTATAACAAAATATCCCATTGTGcatgttttcaaatattttaacttgtatatgtttccatacttagtacatgtggtttgtactaacccacaTTTCTCCTATTTTCTACTCCTTTATTCAAGAAACTTGGATTGCGATTCCCAAGTTGGTGATTCCTGAAGTACGAGGATGGATATGCTTGATTCTAATTCTAGTTCcatttttcttattgaaaaaCTGTATTGTAATTCGTACTATAAGGCTTGTTGCTGATGTAAGGGAGAAGTCTCAGTTCTCATACTCTtatgtttagatggttatgtgagACAAGTTAGTTCTATTTTTGATATATGaagtgaaattgaatttcaaatgaaaagtttttaaattttttgcttttattCTATCTATGATGCAATGATGAATATTAAGGGCTTGTTAAAGcctcttcgaggacgaataCATAGGTTACCACTAGGGGGTGCTATTCGGTCGTGACAACTGGAGTCTTCATTACATCTTCATATTAACTCCTGCATTCAGgttaatcaaaaaaaaatatatcaaatagaCAGAATACTGTAAATCTGAAGCCACAGAAACCACTATTTTCCTTAAGAAATTTGATTGCTTCACTGTACCCGAGGTTGCAGattaatttttccttaagataaaatggattaataTGTTAAAGAAGTAGAGGTACCTCAAACTTTGATAACTTCAGCGAACACATGAGAAATAACAGTTTTCTGGAAGGAACATGTCCcttcaagaaaaatattatcgTTACACGTGAATTAAGATAAATCTTGttacattaaattaattctgttaattaattaattaaataacatattgaattaatttataagagaaagGAAATTAGAGAAGagaatttaattaatgaaattgatgaaataaatattgtcCAAGATAATTATCAATCGATCACATCATTGTCAAATCCATATTCGAAGCCGAAGCTGAGGCCGAGCGTGCAAAGACGACAGCGCAAGGGGGCACCTTATTCTTAACCCTTTAGTAAGTAAAGGAGGTGTTTCCTAATAGAAGGAAAACAATTCCTTTTCTTCTATCAATATGAGAGAAATggcttttcatttgcactttgcaaatgacttttcattttccctccaaaattgGTTCCTTGACTTTTCCATTTTGTCttctcttttcccattcacattTTGCTAATACTCAACAACCATATGAATGTGGAATgactattgttaaaacatatgcatgaaaaaactgtGTGTCTTGTAAGTAAGGTTAATCACATCTGCATAAGTAGGTTTCCAtttaaactttccgtagtgaatatatatcggatatactcggtcaatgggtaaatttgatatctttgaaccgccGATCTTTGGTGTGTACCTATACAACATAAGTCACACAATCAACTCTTAAACGGTTTTTGatactcaatttttttgttcttttcatcCATGAACAGATCTCGGTTAGTAACTGCGTAGACAACTGGCCTTACCGGGTTCTCCTTAAAGAgacttacacttcacacttataTAGGTGGT encodes the following:
- the LOC101263292 gene encoding beta-D-glucosyl crocetin beta-1,6-glucosyltransferase-like; translated protein: MDTSTSLRVLMFPWLAHGHISPYLTVSKKLADRGFDILLCSTPVNLNLIKKRIPKKYSVSIQLVELRLPELPNLPPEYHTTNGLPPHLNSTLKKAVKMSKPEFSKILQDLKPDLVIHDVLQVWAKKIANSYNIPAITLVTFGGAVLSYFMHPMRKPGTEFPFPAIYLTKIEQKRMREMMEQVYKDKDPDDGDPFAEDPTQVILLMSTSLSIDSKYIDYLNELTQANYVPIGPPIQEPMNEDGGDIELIDWLGKKEEHSTVFVSFGSEYFLTKEDMEEIAYGLEHSNVNFIWVVRFPKGEEVDLEEALSTGFLERIENRGRVVDGWAPQPRILSHPSTGGFVSHCGWNSVMESIDFGVPIIAMPMHIDQPINARWMVEIGVAVEIVRDDEGKVHREDVAQVITSVICEKTGRNLREKVKEISEKLKSRRKQEIDAAVEVLLQQCKNRKFINSSS